From the Variovorax terrae genome, the window CCTTCTTCCACAGGCCCTTTGCCAGGTAGTAGAACGGACCGAACAGGCAGGCCCACAGGTTGAAGCAGACCGTGACTCTTTCCTGGAATGGAAGCGTGCTGACATGTCCCCAATCGGGGCCTCCGGCCTTGTCGATCAAGGCAAAGCGCTTTTTCCAGGTCTCGGAGAGAGTGGGCCTGTCTTGGGCAGACTCAGTGTTGTTCATGAGGTTTCCTTTGAAAAGTGATGGGGGGTCAAAATGCGCAGAGAACGGAAAGCGCCGACAGCACGATGCCGACGATGCTCATCCACTTCTCGTTCCTGAGCTTTTCCTCGGTGAGGGAGTAAATGCCGAACGAGATCGGGAACATCGAGAACAGGACGATGCCGACTCTGGAGTCGGTGTCCCATAGGTCGACGGAAAGAACGGACAGGAAGAGCAGGACGCTGAGGATCAGCGTCACGATCGCCGACCAATGCGGCGAGGAACTCATTCCCGGATATTGAACAGCGCCGCACTGCGGACAGCTCTGGGCGGAGTCGTGCAGTTCCTTGGCGCAGCCACGGCAGAAAGCCATTTTCTTTTTCCTTCGGTGGTGAATGAGTAAGAGGTGGTGACTAGTTCGGTGTTAAGGCGAGTCAAAGCCGATCGAGATGACGCTCTGCTCTGATATGGCTCGTCTGGAGACCGGTTGAGGGGCCGTGACGATGAGGCCAGATGACTGGATCTGTATGCCGCCGCCGCCCTGGCTAGGGGATGACCGGTGGCTTGTACTGAGT encodes:
- a CDS encoding DUF2628 domain-containing protein gives rise to the protein MNNTESAQDRPTLSETWKKRFALIDKAGGPDWGHVSTLPFQERVTVCFNLWACLFGPFYYLAKGLWKKAIAYAGLCFVLGLANDYVEAEFGAGNFIFGNGAVLLFPIFANMDYFKKVRLGDNGWW